One window of Pseudomonas sp. FP198 genomic DNA carries:
- a CDS encoding organic hydroperoxide resistance protein, whose protein sequence is MKTLYTAIATSTGGRDGRAISSDNILDVKLATPKELGGAGGAATNPEQLFAAGYSACFIGALKFVASQSKRKIPDDASITAHVGIGQIPGGFGLDIDLHISLPGLDQADAQSLVEAAHQVCPYSNATRGNVDVRLHVTV, encoded by the coding sequence ATGAAAACTCTCTACACCGCAATCGCAACCTCCACCGGCGGCCGTGACGGTCGTGCCATCTCGAGCGACAACATCCTCGACGTCAAACTTGCCACGCCCAAGGAACTCGGCGGTGCGGGCGGTGCTGCGACCAACCCAGAGCAACTGTTCGCCGCCGGCTACTCGGCCTGCTTCATCGGCGCGCTGAAATTTGTCGCCAGCCAGAGCAAACGCAAGATTCCGGACGACGCCTCGATCACCGCTCACGTCGGCATCGGCCAGATCCCCGGTGGTTTCGGTCTCGACATCGACCTGCACATCAGCCTGCCAGGTCTTGACCAGGCCGACGCCCAAAGCCTTGTGGAAGCTGCTCACCAGGTTTGCCCGTACTCGAACGCCACCCGCGGCAACGTTGATGTTCGCCTGCACGTAACTGTCTAA